From Triticum urartu cultivar G1812 chromosome 2, Tu2.1, whole genome shotgun sequence, a single genomic window includes:
- the LOC125539265 gene encoding B3 domain-containing protein Os02g0683500-like, protein MEFTAASSSSRLSKEGDEEEEGEEMEEEEASPREIPFMTAMTAAASSSSPTSASASSSAAAASASASGSGSPFRSSDGAGASGSGAGGGDVEVIDKEHMFDKVVTPSDVGKLNRLVIPKQHAEKYFPLDAAANEKGLLLSFEDRGGKLWRFRYSYWNSSQSYVMTKGWSRFVKEKRLDAGDTVSFCRGAADATRDRLFIDWKRRAELRDPHRLARLPMPMPTSSPYGPWGAGPGGFFMPPAPPATLYEHHRLRQGFDFRSISPAAPPRPQVLYFGSAGIFPHATMPPPQPQPPLHIAVQPSPPVTVGMPMVLDSTPLVNSPTAAAKRVRLFGVNLDNPHTHGGESSNDANALSLRMPGWQRPTPFRSLELPQHGAAGAESSAASSPSSSSSSKREAHSSLDLDL, encoded by the coding sequence gccgcgtcCAGCAGCAGCAGGCTGTCGAAAGAgggggacgaggaggaggagggggaggagatggaggaggaggaggcctcCCCGCGTGAGATCCCCTTCATGACGGCCATGACGGCggccgcctcgtcctcctccccgacGTCCGCGTCCGCATCTTCTTCAGCGGCGGCGGCCTCCGCGTCGGCGTCTGGGTCGGGCTCTCCCTTCCGCTCGAGCGACGGCGCTGGGGCGTCTGGGagcggggcgggcggcggcgacgtgGAGGTGATCGACAAGGAGCACATGTTCGACAAGGTGGTCACGCCGAGCGACGTGGGCAAGCTCAACCGGCTGGTGATCCCCAAGCAGCACGCCGAGAAGTACTTCCCTCTGGACGCGGCGGCCAACGAGAAGGGCCTGCTGCTCAGCTTCGAGGACCGCGGGGGCAAGCTCTGGCGCTTCCGCTACTCCTACTGGAACAGCAGCCAGAGCTACGTCATGACCAAGGGCTGGAGCCGCTTCGTCAAGGAGAAGCGCCTCGACGCCGGGGACACCGTCTCCTTCTGCCGCGGCGCCGCCGACGCCACGCGCGACCGCCTCTTCATCGACTGGAAGCGCCGCGCCGAACTCCGCGACCCGCACCGCCTCGCGCGCCTGCCCATGCCCATGCCCACCTCCTCTCCCTACGGCCCGTGGGGCGCCGGACCGGGCGGTTTCTTCATGCCGCCCGCGCCTCCAGCCACCCTCTACGAGCACCACCGCCTCCGCCAGGGCTTTGACTTCCGCAGCATCAGTCCCGCCGCTCCGCCGAGGCCGCAGGTGCTCTACTTCGGCTCCGCGGGAATTTTCCCGCACGCGACCATGCCGCCTCCGCAGCCGCAACCTCCGCTGCACATTGCGGTGCAACCGAGCCCGCCGGTCACGGTCGGCATGCCCATGGTCCTCGATTCGACGCCACTCGTCAACAGCCCGACGGCGGCCGCGAAGCGCGTGCGGCTGTTCGGAGTCAACCTCGACAACCCGCACACCCACGGCGGCGAGTCAAGCAACGATGCCAACGCATTGTCGCTGCGGATGCCGGGATGGCAAAGGCCGACACCGTTTAGGTCGCTGGAATTGCCCCAGCACGGTGCAGCCGGAGCGGAGTCGTCTGCGgcctcgtcgccgtcgtcatcatcatcctCCAAGAGAGAAGCGCATTCCTCCTTGGATCTCGATCTGTGA